In Microbacterium enclense, one genomic interval encodes:
- a CDS encoding ABC-F family ATP-binding cassette domain-containing protein, whose protein sequence is MAHLLGGEALHLEYPTKVVFDSVSLGVNEGDRIGIVGRNGDGKSSLLGMLAGIREPDGGRVTVRGGVTVGVLDQQDTLDDDDTIGHAVVGDRAEHEWAGDARTRDVIAGLLGDLPWDARLGDLSGGQRRRVALAKLLSGDWDVLFLDEPTNHLDVEAITWLAGHLKKRWAPSAGGLLVVTHDRWFLDEICTATWEVHDRIVEPFEGGYAAYILQRVERDRQAASIEQRRQNLARKELAWLRRGAPARTSKPKFRIDAANELIADVPEIRDEVALQSLAVARLGKDVVDLLDAGVAYGDKTVLKDVEWRIAPGERTGILGVNGAGKSTLLNLVTGSLEPTSGRVKRGKTVKVATLTQRLDELDQHLNDPVRVVISNLRTTYAFGTGSKAQELTPGQLLERLGFSSAQLSTPVKDLSGGQKRRLQLLLVILDQPNVLILDEPTNDLDTDMLAAMEDLLDSWSGTLIVVSHDRYFLERVTDQQYAILDTKLRHLPGGVDEYLRLRALQDATPARPAASGSSSAAPGLQGAELRAAQKEASATERRIEKLEQQIDKAKAALADHDQADYEGLGKEMQRISALESERDELETTWFELTEAIG, encoded by the coding sequence ATGGCACATCTGCTCGGGGGCGAAGCCCTGCACCTGGAATACCCGACCAAGGTCGTCTTCGACTCCGTCTCCCTCGGTGTCAACGAGGGTGATCGGATCGGCATCGTCGGCCGCAACGGCGACGGCAAGTCGAGCCTGCTCGGCATGCTCGCCGGCATCCGCGAGCCCGACGGCGGGCGTGTCACGGTGCGCGGCGGGGTGACGGTCGGCGTGCTCGACCAGCAGGACACCCTCGATGACGACGACACGATCGGTCACGCGGTCGTCGGCGATCGCGCCGAGCACGAGTGGGCGGGTGACGCCCGTACGCGCGACGTCATCGCGGGGCTCCTCGGCGACCTGCCCTGGGACGCACGCCTCGGCGACCTGTCCGGCGGCCAGCGCCGCCGCGTCGCTCTCGCGAAGCTGCTCTCCGGCGACTGGGACGTGCTGTTCCTCGACGAGCCCACCAACCATCTCGACGTCGAGGCCATCACGTGGCTCGCCGGACACCTCAAGAAGCGCTGGGCGCCGAGCGCGGGCGGTCTGCTCGTGGTGACGCACGACCGGTGGTTCCTCGATGAGATCTGCACCGCGACCTGGGAGGTGCACGACCGGATCGTCGAGCCGTTCGAGGGCGGATACGCCGCGTACATCCTGCAGCGTGTCGAACGTGACCGGCAGGCGGCATCCATCGAACAGCGTCGGCAGAACCTCGCGCGCAAGGAGCTCGCGTGGCTGCGCCGCGGGGCGCCGGCGCGCACGTCGAAACCGAAGTTCCGCATCGACGCGGCCAACGAGCTCATCGCCGACGTCCCCGAGATCCGCGACGAGGTGGCGCTCCAGTCGCTCGCGGTCGCGCGCCTCGGCAAGGACGTCGTCGACCTGCTCGACGCGGGGGTGGCCTACGGCGACAAGACGGTCCTGAAGGACGTCGAGTGGCGCATTGCGCCGGGCGAGCGCACCGGCATCCTGGGCGTGAACGGCGCCGGCAAGTCGACGCTGCTGAACCTCGTGACCGGCTCGCTCGAGCCCACCAGTGGGCGGGTGAAGCGCGGCAAGACCGTCAAGGTCGCCACGCTGACCCAGCGGTTGGACGAACTCGACCAGCACCTGAACGACCCGGTGCGCGTGGTCATCTCGAACCTCCGCACCACCTACGCGTTCGGGACGGGGTCGAAGGCGCAGGAGCTGACCCCCGGGCAGCTGCTGGAGCGTCTCGGATTCTCGAGCGCCCAGCTCTCCACCCCGGTCAAGGACCTCTCCGGTGGGCAGAAGCGGCGCCTGCAGCTGCTGCTCGTCATCCTCGACCAGCCGAACGTGCTGATTCTCGATGAGCCGACCAACGACCTCGACACCGACATGCTCGCCGCGATGGAAGACCTGCTCGACTCGTGGTCGGGCACCCTCATCGTCGTCTCGCACGACCGGTACTTCCTCGAGCGCGTCACCGACCAGCAGTACGCGATCCTCGACACGAAGCTCCGCCACCTCCCCGGAGGAGTCGACGAGTACCTGCGACTGCGGGCGCTCCAGGATGCCACGCCCGCCCGCCCCGCGGCATCCGGTTCCAGCTCCGCGGCTCCCGGCCTCCAGGGGGCTGAGCTGCGCGCCGCGCAGAAAGAGGCGTCGGCGACCGAGCGGCGCATCGAGAAGCTCGAGCAGCAGATCGACAAAGCGAAGGCCGCTCTCGCCGACCACGACCAGGCGGACTACGAGGGACTGGGCAAGGAGATGCAGCGGATCTCCGCCCTCGAGAGCGAGCGCGACGAGCTCGAGACGACGTGGTTCGAGCTCACCGAGGCGATCGGCTGA
- a CDS encoding MarR family transcriptional regulator has translation MRQRPDLDFSPLEVLSRVARLSRHLDIARKEAFRRSDIESWEWDVLSALRRAGEPYQLSPKQLLQQTLVSSGTMTNRIDRLVARRFVRRESDPGDGRSILVTLTDDGRVRVDAAITRLVDAEALLLDGLSRSDRDRLATLLRKLSMGFDA, from the coding sequence ATGCGTCAGCGTCCCGATCTCGACTTCTCGCCGCTCGAGGTGCTCTCCCGGGTCGCGCGCCTGTCGCGCCACCTCGACATCGCCCGGAAGGAGGCGTTCCGTCGCAGCGACATCGAGTCGTGGGAATGGGACGTGCTCTCGGCGCTGCGCCGCGCGGGCGAGCCGTACCAGCTGAGTCCCAAGCAACTGCTGCAGCAGACCCTGGTCTCCAGCGGCACGATGACCAACCGCATCGACCGGCTCGTCGCCCGCCGGTTCGTGCGACGTGAATCCGACCCCGGCGACGGACGGAGCATCCTCGTGACCCTGACCGACGACGGCCGAGTACGCGTGGATGCCGCCATCACGCGCCTCGTCGATGCTGAAGCGCTGCTGTTGGACGGTTTGTCCCGCAGCGACCGCGACCGGCTCGCGACGTTGCTGCGCAAGCTCAGCATGGGATTCGACGCGTGA
- the glmU gene encoding bifunctional UDP-N-acetylglucosamine diphosphorylase/glucosamine-1-phosphate N-acetyltransferase GlmU yields MTSPTELAVVVLAAGQGTRMRSRLPKVLHHVGGRPLVGHVLDTAASLDPARIVVVVRHEREQVAETVAELAPGVVVVDQDEIPGTGRAVEAALGALEGFEGDVLVLSADVPLLETGTLTELLATHRTGGTAVTLLSARVDQPFGYGRILRDEADGVRRIVEQKDATAEEAAVTEINVGVYVFQAAPLRTQLALVGTENAQGEKYLTDVVGLLRDAQLGVAASVTPDAAAALGVNDRVQLAEAGRTLNARTVRRWQLEGVTVVDPATTWIDVTATLAPDVTILPNTHVRGATVIASGATIGPDTSLVDCEVGEDATITRADATLAVVEAGATVGPFAYLRANARVGVNGKVGTFVEVKNSSIGEGSKVPHLSYIGDTDIGRGVNLGAGAITANYDDLIKHRTVIGDEVHSGSHNVFVAPVTIGDGAKTGAGAVIRKDVPPGALALSVAPQRNIEGWVEKNRPGTAAADVAARARAEQEAADGS; encoded by the coding sequence ATGACCTCACCGACCGAGCTCGCCGTCGTCGTCCTCGCTGCGGGTCAGGGCACCCGCATGCGCTCCCGCCTCCCCAAGGTGCTGCACCACGTGGGCGGACGCCCGCTCGTCGGGCACGTGCTCGACACCGCGGCATCCCTGGACCCGGCCCGCATCGTCGTCGTCGTTCGCCACGAGCGCGAGCAGGTGGCCGAGACGGTCGCCGAACTCGCACCCGGGGTCGTCGTCGTCGACCAGGACGAGATCCCCGGCACCGGTCGAGCCGTCGAGGCCGCTCTCGGCGCCCTCGAGGGCTTCGAGGGTGATGTCCTGGTGCTCAGCGCCGACGTCCCGCTGCTCGAAACCGGCACGCTCACCGAGCTGCTCGCCACCCACCGCACCGGCGGGACCGCCGTGACACTGCTGAGCGCGCGTGTGGACCAGCCCTTCGGCTACGGCCGCATCCTGCGCGACGAGGCGGACGGCGTGCGTCGCATCGTGGAGCAGAAGGATGCCACGGCCGAGGAGGCCGCGGTCACCGAGATCAACGTGGGGGTCTACGTCTTCCAGGCGGCGCCGCTGCGCACCCAGCTGGCGCTCGTGGGGACCGAGAACGCGCAGGGCGAGAAGTACCTCACCGACGTGGTGGGTCTGCTCCGCGATGCGCAGCTCGGCGTCGCGGCATCCGTCACCCCCGATGCCGCGGCCGCCCTCGGCGTGAACGACCGTGTCCAGTTGGCGGAGGCCGGGCGCACCCTCAACGCCCGCACCGTGCGGAGATGGCAGCTCGAGGGCGTCACCGTCGTCGACCCGGCCACCACGTGGATCGACGTCACCGCGACGCTGGCTCCCGACGTCACGATCCTGCCCAACACGCACGTGCGCGGCGCCACCGTCATCGCGTCGGGTGCCACGATCGGCCCCGACACGAGCCTCGTCGACTGCGAGGTGGGGGAGGATGCCACCATCACCCGCGCCGACGCGACGCTGGCCGTCGTCGAAGCCGGCGCCACCGTCGGACCGTTCGCCTACCTCCGTGCCAACGCCCGCGTCGGCGTGAACGGCAAGGTGGGCACGTTCGTCGAGGTGAAGAACTCCTCGATCGGCGAGGGCAGCAAGGTCCCGCACCTGTCATACATCGGCGACACCGACATCGGCCGGGGCGTCAACCTCGGCGCGGGCGCCATCACCGCCAACTACGACGACCTCATCAAGCACCGCACCGTGATCGGCGACGAAGTGCACAGCGGCTCGCACAACGTCTTCGTCGCGCCGGTTACGATTGGAGACGGCGCCAAGACGGGTGCCGGCGCAGTCATCCGCAAGGATGTCCCGCCCGGCGCACTGGCCCTGAGCGTGGCACCCCAGCGCAACATCGAGGGGTGGGTCGAGAAGAACCGACCGGGTACGGCAGCGGCCGATGTGGCCGCGCGGGCTCGGGCTGAACAGGAAGCGGCCGATGGCTCGTAA
- a CDS encoding ribose-phosphate diphosphokinase → MARKKNRVDLDRDNGIAPGLVAKTKKRLVVASGRSHPELAAQVAEHLGTELAPTEHRTFASGEIYTRFEVSIRGCDVFVVQSFGPPVNEWLMELLIMLDALKRASAKRITVVAPYYPYSRQDKKGRGREPISARLVADLLKTAGADRIMSVDLHAAQIQGFFDGPVDHLFAKPVLLEHFEQGLNGEDRETLTVVSPDMGRVRVADTWSDSLGAPLAIIHKRRDPKVANQVSVHEIVGDVKGRTCLLVDDMIDTGGTIQKAAQALKASGARKVIVAATHAIFSDPASERLQDPAIDEVVVTDTVPLPPERRFPGLTVLPIAPLLARAVHEVFEDGSVTSMFGGDA, encoded by the coding sequence ATGGCTCGTAAGAAGAATCGTGTAGACCTCGACCGCGACAACGGCATCGCCCCCGGGCTCGTCGCCAAGACCAAGAAGCGCCTCGTCGTCGCGTCCGGCCGCTCGCACCCCGAGCTGGCCGCCCAGGTCGCCGAGCACCTCGGCACCGAGCTCGCGCCGACCGAGCACCGCACCTTCGCCTCGGGCGAGATCTACACGCGTTTCGAGGTCTCCATCCGCGGGTGCGACGTCTTCGTCGTGCAGTCGTTCGGCCCGCCGGTCAACGAGTGGCTCATGGAGCTGCTCATCATGCTCGATGCCCTCAAGCGCGCCTCGGCCAAGCGCATCACCGTCGTCGCGCCGTACTACCCGTACTCGCGCCAGGACAAGAAGGGCCGCGGTCGCGAGCCCATCAGCGCCCGCCTCGTCGCCGACCTGTTGAAGACGGCCGGCGCCGACCGCATCATGAGCGTCGACCTGCACGCCGCCCAGATCCAGGGCTTCTTCGACGGTCCCGTCGACCACCTCTTCGCCAAGCCCGTGCTGCTCGAGCACTTCGAGCAGGGCCTCAACGGCGAGGACCGCGAGACCCTCACGGTCGTCTCGCCCGACATGGGCCGCGTGCGCGTGGCCGACACCTGGTCGGACAGCCTCGGCGCACCCCTGGCCATCATCCACAAGCGTCGCGATCCGAAGGTCGCCAACCAGGTGTCCGTGCACGAGATCGTCGGTGACGTGAAGGGCCGCACGTGTCTGCTCGTCGATGACATGATCGACACCGGCGGAACGATCCAGAAGGCCGCGCAGGCCCTCAAGGCGAGCGGCGCCCGCAAGGTCATCGTCGCGGCGACGCACGCGATCTTCAGCGACCCGGCGAGCGAGCGGCTCCAGGACCCCGCGATCGACGAGGTCGTCGTGACCGACACCGTGCCGCTTCCGCCCGAGCGCCGCTTCCCGGGCCTCACGGTCCTGCCGATCGCGCCGCTGCTCGCGCGCGCGGTCCACGAGGTCTTCGAAGACGGCTCGGTCACGAGCATGTTCGGCGGCGACGCGTAA
- a CDS encoding FAD:protein FMN transferase has translation MTAPLAAGPTWTFDAIGTSWAIETASALNSVARDAVWSVVERFDREWSRFRGDSPVSALAEGRVASVPVPSDADAMLSLYDELDAATAGAVNPLIGEALARLGYDARVSLVPSGDPAPVPPWRETLTWSDGRLAVARPVTIDVGAVGKGRLVDLVLDTLRHHVDGDIVVDASGDMALRGAAVRVALEHPYDATRAIGVVTVTDGALCASAINRRAWGDGLHHVLDARTGAPVRAFAATWAVADTAMRADALATALFFDGGPELAASWNAHWVRMSTDGRVEWSPGFAGEIFA, from the coding sequence ATGACCGCCCCGCTCGCCGCGGGTCCGACCTGGACCTTCGACGCGATCGGCACGTCGTGGGCGATCGAGACGGCGTCCGCGCTGAACTCGGTCGCCCGCGACGCGGTGTGGAGCGTCGTCGAGCGCTTCGACCGCGAGTGGTCGCGCTTTCGTGGCGACTCCCCGGTCTCGGCGCTCGCGGAGGGCCGCGTGGCATCCGTCCCCGTACCGAGCGACGCCGACGCGATGCTCTCGCTGTACGACGAGCTCGACGCGGCGACGGCCGGGGCGGTGAACCCCCTGATCGGTGAGGCCCTCGCCCGTCTCGGCTACGACGCTCGCGTGAGTCTCGTCCCGTCGGGCGACCCCGCGCCGGTGCCGCCGTGGCGCGAGACCCTCACGTGGAGTGACGGTCGGCTCGCCGTGGCTCGACCGGTCACGATCGATGTCGGGGCGGTGGGCAAGGGGCGTCTCGTGGATCTCGTGCTCGACACGCTCCGGCACCACGTCGACGGCGACATCGTCGTCGATGCATCGGGTGACATGGCGCTGCGCGGCGCAGCCGTGCGCGTCGCCCTCGAACACCCGTACGACGCGACCCGAGCGATCGGCGTCGTCACCGTGACGGACGGTGCCCTGTGCGCCTCGGCGATCAATCGCCGCGCCTGGGGGGACGGCCTGCACCACGTCCTCGATGCCCGCACCGGTGCTCCGGTGCGCGCGTTCGCCGCGACCTGGGCCGTGGCCGACACCGCGATGCGTGCGGACGCGCTCGCCACCGCCCTGTTCTTCGACGGGGGACCCGAACTCGCGGCCTCCTGGAATGCGCACTGGGTCCGCATGTCCACGGACGGTCGCGTGGAGTGGTCGCCCGGATTCGCCGGGGAGATCTTCGCGTGA
- a CDS encoding flavodoxin reductase produces the protein MSATLTAGSTRVLGLIGRVSMYRLVMSSLGLLAVIAIVLSFAGQIGPQPLEIVVSAVVLAAACAATDLAAQSLLRIPRRLESSLITAAILLFVLRPTLEPLGLVGLVLAGVVASVSKYVLAWRGRHVFNPAATGAAVLTIVSVWAPDLGSSAWWVGSPWMAGPVLVLGVLLLLRTDKLPIVATFWVVAMTVAFIRTTIQFQSAGFPVDVPTVLLQVAFSSPFLFLGAFMLSEPLTLPPRRVQQYVVAIVVGVLAGWPIAVGAITLGQERALLFGNLVAFLFCLRAAVRLRVEARRDLTPTVRELTFHASRPFSFSPGQYLELDVPHRRPDARGTRREFSIVSAPEDLPEVRIAFKDGSQSSYKKALAAVDPGTTLAVTGVWGDFILPSRPTAPVLLVAAGIGVTPFVSQLRHLIATRQRRDAVLVYVVSDPAELAFRDDIAASGIPVVVFSPDEPRDLPAGWTWAGPDRVDAEGLLRAVPDIAQRAAYVSGPPRLISTLAPALATAKSLTTDAFAGY, from the coding sequence ATGAGCGCCACGCTCACCGCGGGCTCGACCCGTGTCCTCGGCCTGATCGGCCGCGTCTCGATGTACCGCCTGGTGATGTCGTCGCTGGGTCTGCTCGCCGTCATCGCGATCGTGCTGTCGTTCGCGGGACAGATCGGTCCGCAGCCGCTCGAGATCGTCGTGAGCGCCGTCGTCCTCGCGGCGGCGTGCGCGGCGACGGATCTCGCCGCCCAGAGCCTGCTCCGGATACCACGCCGCCTGGAATCCTCCCTGATCACCGCGGCCATCCTGCTGTTCGTCCTGCGGCCCACGCTGGAGCCGCTCGGTCTCGTCGGTCTCGTGCTGGCGGGCGTCGTGGCATCCGTCTCGAAGTACGTCCTCGCGTGGCGGGGACGTCATGTCTTCAACCCGGCCGCGACGGGAGCGGCGGTGCTGACCATCGTGAGCGTCTGGGCACCCGACCTGGGTTCGTCCGCCTGGTGGGTCGGGTCGCCGTGGATGGCGGGCCCGGTGCTCGTGCTCGGTGTCCTCCTGCTGCTGCGCACCGACAAGCTTCCGATCGTCGCGACCTTCTGGGTCGTGGCGATGACGGTGGCCTTCATCCGGACGACGATCCAGTTCCAGTCGGCGGGCTTCCCCGTCGACGTCCCGACCGTGCTGTTGCAGGTCGCCTTCTCGTCGCCCTTCCTGTTCCTCGGCGCCTTCATGCTGTCCGAGCCTCTGACCCTGCCCCCGCGGCGCGTGCAGCAGTACGTCGTGGCGATCGTGGTGGGTGTCTTGGCGGGCTGGCCGATCGCGGTCGGTGCGATCACCCTCGGTCAGGAGCGTGCGCTGCTCTTCGGCAACCTCGTGGCGTTCCTCTTCTGCCTGCGGGCCGCGGTCCGGCTGCGCGTCGAGGCTCGTCGTGACCTCACGCCGACCGTGCGCGAACTGACGTTCCACGCGTCGCGGCCCTTCTCGTTCTCGCCGGGGCAGTATCTCGAGCTCGACGTGCCGCACCGCCGCCCCGATGCGCGCGGCACGCGCCGCGAGTTCTCGATCGTCTCCGCACCGGAGGACCTGCCCGAGGTGCGCATCGCGTTCAAAGACGGCTCGCAGTCGTCGTACAAGAAAGCCCTCGCGGCCGTCGACCCCGGGACGACGCTGGCCGTGACAGGCGTCTGGGGCGACTTCATCCTGCCCTCGCGCCCGACCGCACCGGTGCTCCTGGTCGCCGCGGGCATCGGGGTGACCCCCTTCGTCTCGCAGCTGCGTCACCTGATCGCCACCCGCCAACGGCGTGACGCCGTCCTGGTGTACGTCGTGTCCGATCCGGCGGAGTTGGCCTTCCGCGACGACATCGCGGCCAGCGGCATCCCTGTCGTCGTCTTCTCGCCGGACGAGCCGCGGGATCTGCCGGCCGGGTGGACGTGGGCGGGACCCGATCGCGTGGATGCCGAGGGTCTGCTGCGCGCGGTTCCCGACATCGCGCAGCGCGCCGCGTACGTGTCGGGGCCGCCGCGCCTCATCTCGACACTCGCTCCGGCGCTCGCCACCGCGAAGTCGCTCACGACAGACGCCTTCGCGGGCTATTGA
- a CDS encoding YdcF family protein, producing MLLLAFAALLVVAFVVARTRQRAQLREGTLLVAAVVFALLGGLQLLVQSDPRAAAVTLVVIAAAVPVIVLVLAVFLIANGVTMLRHEGRSLANLLSLLAGIGLLVFPIALLSLLAWGGLGGFFVAAVLVLLAGYAAAAFVAFLLSSLLYAALPVPRRPRAIIVLGSGLIRGEVPPLLRGRLERAIAAWRKTDASGGGTPVLVPSGGQGPDEPRSEGEAMALYLRDRGIPDALVRPETRSRNTRENLEFSRPIIDELGVTGPVLIVTSDFHVLRAALLARVTFPGARVVGARTAAYFVPSAFLREYVALLNRQRWMHVLFALVFGAALISVYAAVFLT from the coding sequence ATGCTCCTTCTGGCTTTCGCCGCTCTGCTCGTCGTCGCCTTCGTCGTGGCGCGCACCCGGCAGCGCGCCCAACTGCGCGAGGGGACGCTGCTCGTCGCCGCGGTGGTCTTCGCCCTGCTCGGCGGACTGCAGCTGCTCGTGCAGTCCGATCCCCGTGCTGCGGCGGTGACACTGGTCGTCATCGCCGCCGCGGTTCCGGTGATCGTGCTCGTTCTGGCCGTGTTCCTCATCGCGAACGGCGTGACGATGCTGCGGCACGAGGGACGGAGCCTGGCGAACCTGCTGTCGCTTCTCGCCGGCATCGGCCTGCTGGTCTTCCCGATCGCCCTGCTGTCACTGCTCGCGTGGGGTGGGCTGGGCGGCTTCTTCGTTGCCGCTGTCCTCGTCCTGCTCGCGGGGTACGCGGCGGCGGCGTTCGTCGCCTTCCTGTTGTCGTCGCTGCTGTACGCCGCGCTCCCCGTGCCGCGACGCCCGCGCGCGATCATCGTCCTGGGCTCGGGACTCATCCGCGGCGAGGTGCCGCCGTTGCTACGGGGACGTCTCGAACGGGCGATCGCCGCCTGGCGGAAGACCGACGCTTCCGGCGGCGGCACCCCGGTGCTCGTCCCGTCCGGCGGTCAGGGTCCGGACGAACCCCGGTCCGAGGGTGAGGCGATGGCGCTCTACCTCCGCGATCGCGGCATCCCGGACGCCCTGGTGCGGCCGGAGACACGCTCGCGCAACACGCGCGAGAACCTCGAGTTCTCGCGTCCGATCATCGACGAGCTGGGGGTCACGGGGCCGGTGCTGATCGTGACGAGCGACTTTCACGTGCTGCGCGCGGCCCTCCTGGCGCGGGTCACCTTCCCCGGCGCACGCGTCGTCGGGGCCCGGACCGCGGCCTACTTCGTGCCGAGCGCGTTCCTCCGCGAGTACGTCGCGCTCCTGAACCGGCAGCGATGGATGCACGTCCTGTTCGCCCTGGTCTTCGGGGCGGCGCTGATCAGTGTCTACGCGGCGGTCTTCCTCACCTGA
- a CDS encoding ATP-binding protein: MATVIGMVAFILIMIGVSTSAILSQVLLNNLDAQVTDVASVAQQRISFQSTAQQVLDAGPFDNGTLLVMSARLNGPTGAVVDNGTSRALASDEIAQIVESLRSSNPNARTVELPNLGEYLVKPYSSGGDDVLIVGLPLSQVTGTIGAILTTVALVTTGGLLLLAVVIALVIRLGLRPLKAVAETATRVASIRMDQGDVSITERVPAEQVDDHTEIGQVGAALNTLLDRVDASLSARQRNEELMRRFVADASHELRTPLASIRGFSELSLRAMRQAHDDESRQRTTMAVETTEQSLERIQAQSIRMTTLVEDLLLLARLDEGQELVYGTVDLTRLAVEAVGDARPAGPDHAWKIDVDDHPVELAGDASRLHQVVANLLANARTHTPPGSEVTVSVAREGDDAVLRVHDNGPGVDPAVAAQLFERFARADRSRDRKTGGTGLGLSIARAIVEAHRGTISVRSEPGDTTFEVRLPAKPADPTPHGSAEWT; the protein is encoded by the coding sequence ATGGCCACCGTCATCGGCATGGTCGCGTTCATCCTGATCATGATCGGCGTCTCCACCAGCGCGATCCTCAGCCAGGTGCTGCTGAACAACCTCGACGCGCAGGTCACCGACGTCGCCTCGGTGGCGCAACAGCGCATCTCGTTCCAGAGCACCGCGCAGCAGGTGCTGGATGCGGGCCCGTTCGACAACGGCACACTCTTGGTCATGAGCGCACGGCTCAACGGCCCGACCGGGGCGGTCGTCGACAACGGCACCTCTCGGGCCCTGGCATCCGACGAGATCGCACAGATCGTCGAGAGCCTGCGATCCTCGAACCCGAACGCGCGCACAGTGGAACTGCCGAATCTCGGCGAGTACCTCGTGAAGCCGTACTCATCCGGCGGCGATGACGTGCTGATCGTCGGGCTGCCCCTGTCCCAGGTCACCGGAACGATCGGGGCGATCCTCACCACCGTCGCCCTCGTCACCACGGGCGGACTCCTGCTTCTCGCCGTCGTGATCGCCCTCGTCATCCGTCTCGGCCTGCGGCCGCTGAAAGCCGTCGCCGAGACCGCCACACGGGTGGCCTCCATCCGCATGGATCAGGGCGACGTATCGATCACCGAGCGCGTGCCCGCCGAGCAGGTCGACGATCACACCGAGATCGGCCAGGTGGGTGCCGCCCTCAACACCCTCCTCGACCGCGTCGACGCGTCACTGTCCGCTCGCCAGCGCAATGAAGAGCTGATGCGTCGTTTCGTGGCGGATGCCAGCCATGAGCTGCGTACTCCCCTGGCATCCATCCGCGGTTTCTCGGAACTGTCCCTGCGTGCCATGCGTCAGGCGCACGACGACGAGTCGCGCCAGCGCACCACGATGGCCGTGGAGACCACCGAGCAGTCGCTCGAGCGGATCCAGGCGCAGTCGATCCGCATGACCACCCTGGTCGAGGACCTGCTCCTGCTCGCGCGACTCGACGAGGGGCAAGAGCTCGTCTACGGCACCGTCGATCTCACCCGGCTCGCCGTCGAGGCGGTGGGCGACGCCCGGCCCGCAGGTCCGGACCACGCGTGGAAGATCGATGTCGACGACCACCCCGTCGAACTGGCCGGCGATGCGTCACGGCTCCATCAGGTGGTCGCGAACCTCCTCGCGAACGCGCGCACGCACACCCCTCCCGGAAGCGAGGTGACCGTCTCCGTGGCCCGCGAAGGCGACGACGCGGTGCTCCGCGTGCACGACAACGGTCCCGGAGTCGACCCCGCCGTGGCTGCTCAGCTCTTCGAGCGCTTCGCCCGTGCCGACCGTTCGCGCGACCGGAAGACGGGCGGCACGGGGCTGGGCCTGTCGATCGCGCGCGCGATCGTGGAGGCGCACCGCGGCACCATCAGCGTGCGGAGCGAGCCCGGCGACACGACCTTCGAGGTGCGGCTTCCCGCGAAACCCGCCGATCCCACGCCACACGGGAGTGCCGAATGGACATGA
- a CDS encoding response regulator transcription factor — protein sequence MTATAAAPAFTRPDGSALRVLVVDDEQMLTDLLSMALRMEGWDVRTAGSGFDALQAARDFEPDAMVLDIMMPDLDGMAVLQRLRHSGNDVPVLFLTAKDAVADRVAGLTAGGDDYVTKPFSLEEVVARLRGLMRRAGTALTRDSEPILRVGDLSLNEDSHEVVRAGQEIELTATEFELLRFLMRNQRRVVSKAQILDRVWNYDFGGRSSVVELYISYLRKKIDAGHEPLIHTVRGVGYMIKAPQ from the coding sequence ATGACCGCGACCGCCGCCGCCCCCGCCTTCACCCGCCCCGACGGGAGCGCTCTGCGCGTGCTCGTCGTCGATGACGAGCAGATGCTCACCGACCTCCTGTCGATGGCGCTGCGGATGGAGGGGTGGGACGTGCGCACCGCGGGCTCGGGGTTCGACGCCCTGCAGGCCGCGCGCGATTTCGAACCGGATGCCATGGTGCTCGACATCATGATGCCCGACCTCGACGGCATGGCGGTCCTGCAGCGCCTGCGCCACTCGGGCAACGACGTGCCCGTGCTGTTCCTCACCGCGAAGGATGCCGTCGCCGACCGGGTCGCGGGTCTCACCGCCGGCGGTGACGACTACGTGACCAAGCCGTTCAGCCTCGAAGAGGTCGTGGCGCGCCTGCGTGGCCTCATGCGCCGCGCGGGCACCGCGCTGACGCGCGACTCCGAGCCGATCCTGCGGGTGGGCGACCTGTCGTTGAACGAGGACAGCCACGAGGTCGTGCGCGCGGGTCAGGAGATCGAGCTCACGGCGACGGAGTTCGAACTGCTACGCTTCCTCATGCGCAACCAGCGACGCGTGGTGTCGAAGGCGCAGATCCTCGACCGCGTCTGGAACTACGATTTCGGAGGCCGCTCGAGCGTCGTCGAGCTGTACATCTCGTACCTGCGCAAGAAGATCGACGCCGGTCACGAACCGCTCATCCACACCGTCCGCGGCGTCGGCTACATGATCAAAGCCCCGCAGTGA